One genomic window of Desulfovibrio desulfuricans includes the following:
- a CDS encoding FecCD family ABC transporter permease, whose product MARSEKILLWLGVMLVAAVLLSLHMGRYPLDMGALCRALADAWSGNTLNPDQKQVLFLFFNLRLPRIVTALLVGASLAVSGSVYQAMFQNPLVSPGILGVQHGAAFGGAVGILAFSSMAATQVLAFIGGALGVGLALFFSMLYPKARFLALLIGGMVSSSFFVALTSLVQYVADPNRQLPEIVFWLMGTLSRTEPRHLAWGAPLMLCALAFICLNGKVVNALSMGDDEAMALGVNSMRMKMQLIAAATLACSLTVVMAGVINWVGLVIPHVMRFICGPDNRLGLLNSALGGALFILLTDSFIRTIWTVELPLGIATSIILLPLFAFSLWYDWKRRYD is encoded by the coding sequence ATGGCACGTTCTGAAAAAATTTTGCTCTGGCTGGGGGTGATGCTGGTCGCCGCAGTGCTGCTCTCGCTGCACATGGGCCGCTACCCTTTGGACATGGGCGCGCTCTGCCGCGCGCTTGCCGATGCATGGTCTGGAAACACGCTCAACCCCGATCAAAAGCAGGTGCTGTTCCTGTTTTTTAATCTGCGGCTGCCGCGCATTGTCACTGCTCTGCTGGTGGGTGCAAGCCTTGCGGTATCTGGCAGCGTGTACCAGGCCATGTTTCAGAATCCGCTTGTGTCGCCCGGTATTCTGGGGGTGCAGCACGGGGCGGCTTTTGGCGGGGCCGTGGGCATTCTGGCCTTTTCATCCATGGCGGCCACACAGGTGCTGGCCTTTATTGGCGGCGCGCTGGGCGTGGGCCTTGCCCTGTTTTTTTCCATGCTCTACCCAAAGGCGCGATTTCTTGCCCTGCTCATTGGCGGCATGGTGAGCAGCTCCTTTTTTGTGGCCCTGACCTCGCTTGTGCAGTACGTGGCAGACCCCAACAGACAGTTGCCCGAAATTGTTTTCTGGCTCATGGGCACGCTTTCGCGCACTGAGCCGCGCCACCTTGCATGGGGGGCCCCGCTCATGCTCTGCGCGCTGGCCTTCATCTGCCTTAACGGCAAAGTCGTGAACGCGCTTTCCATGGGCGATGATGAAGCTATGGCTCTGGGCGTGAACAGCATGCGCATGAAGATGCAACTGATTGCGGCGGCAACGCTGGCGTGTTCGCTGACAGTTGTCATGGCGGGCGTCATCAACTGGGTTGGCCTTGTTATTCCGCACGTGATGCGTTTTATCTGCGGGCCGGACAATCGCCTTGGCCTGCTGAATTCAGCCCTGGGCGGCGCGCTCTTTATTCTGCTGACGGATTCGTTCATCCGCACGATCTGGACAGTGGAACTGCCGCTGGGCATCGCCACCTCGATCATCCTGCTGCCGCTGTTTGCCTTTAGCCTGTGGTACGACTGGAAGAGACGCTATGATTGA
- a CDS encoding flagellar basal body rod C-terminal domain-containing protein, producing MSSSSLQIGASALNAFSWGTAVTAHNVANVSTAGFEPRRAVYSSNANDQGVSFEAAMKDAGSKVGPSSNWNAANAVLDVTSGIPLEASAPSGTDLAREFTQMISTQHAYEANAQVVRTSDSMLGTLLDIKA from the coding sequence ATGAGTAGCAGTAGCCTACAGATCGGCGCATCAGCCTTGAATGCCTTTTCGTGGGGCACGGCTGTTACAGCGCATAATGTAGCCAACGTCAGTACGGCTGGTTTTGAGCCGCGCCGTGCCGTCTACTCCAGCAACGCCAACGATCAGGGCGTCAGTTTTGAAGCCGCGATGAAAGACGCGGGATCAAAAGTCGGACCCAGCTCGAACTGGAACGCCGCCAACGCCGTTCTTGATGTCACTTCCGGTATTCCCCTGGAAGCATCCGCACCCAGCGGTACGGATCTTGCGCGGGAATTCACTCAGATGATCTCCACCCAGCACGCCTATGAGGCAAACGCGCAAGTAGTGCGCACCAGTGATTCCATGCTGGGTACGCTTTTAGACATCAAGGCTTGA
- a CDS encoding TonB family protein has product MSMESAADRQIFAAPYLEEPPAKPHTRGPWFFAASFAAHLAVLGMIWFLGSLLPPTGNGDFDGVVITLTYGKPGSGTAGEPAGAGGGSAQTEQNAEPQADAAAPAAEAAAAQKETSPTPQQQEKSVEPTVADSQSPLAIPRIAEKASAKKTADASPKEKPHPAKVEKITKATPRKEQNVQHREQADNNTTAKVADLKPGTTTAGASSGANAGVDSGAGSGANQSKLQGQGMSLAEGSGQGRGSGSSGQGNGAASEGQGDAGGYLKGNYEYIKKRIRKYLEYSPQAKRMGIQGLVYVAFTITRDGSAQNVELRTSSGFDSLDESALEAVHRASPFAPPPQAARVVVPIQFSLK; this is encoded by the coding sequence ATGAGTATGGAATCCGCAGCCGACAGGCAGATTTTTGCCGCTCCCTATCTTGAGGAGCCGCCCGCAAAGCCGCATACCAGAGGCCCGTGGTTTTTTGCGGCCTCATTTGCGGCGCATCTTGCCGTGCTGGGGATGATATGGTTTTTGGGCAGCCTGTTGCCGCCCACGGGCAATGGCGATTTTGACGGGGTGGTGATTACCCTGACTTACGGCAAGCCCGGTTCAGGCACCGCCGGAGAACCAGCTGGAGCTGGCGGCGGCAGCGCCCAGACGGAACAGAATGCAGAGCCGCAGGCGGATGCGGCGGCACCTGCCGCAGAGGCGGCAGCCGCTCAAAAAGAAACAAGTCCAACACCCCAACAGCAGGAAAAATCTGTCGAACCCACCGTGGCGGATTCCCAATCTCCCCTTGCCATACCCCGGATTGCCGAAAAAGCGTCGGCAAAAAAAACAGCCGATGCGTCACCCAAGGAAAAACCGCACCCCGCCAAGGTTGAAAAAATTACAAAAGCCACGCCCCGCAAGGAACAGAATGTTCAGCACCGGGAGCAGGCAGACAACAATACGACAGCCAAAGTCGCCGACCTGAAACCGGGCACCACGACTGCTGGCGCAAGTTCTGGCGCAAATGCTGGCGTAGACTCAGGCGCTGGCAGCGGCGCAAACCAGAGCAAACTGCAAGGGCAGGGCATGTCTTTGGCAGAGGGATCAGGGCAAGGGCGCGGCAGCGGCAGCAGCGGTCAGGGCAACGGGGCCGCAAGTGAAGGGCAGGGTGATGCCGGGGGCTACCTTAAGGGCAATTACGAATATATCAAAAAACGCATCCGCAAATATCTGGAATACAGCCCGCAAGCAAAGCGCATGGGCATTCAGGGGCTTGTGTATGTGGCTTTTACCATCACCAGGGATGGATCCGCGCAAAATGTGGAGTTGCGCACCAGCAGCGGTTTTGATTCGCTGGACGAATCAGCGCTGGAAGCCGTGCACCGGGCATCGCCCTTTGCGCCGCCGCCGCAGGCCGCCCGCGTGGTTGTTCCCATTCAGTTCAGCCTCAAATAG
- a CDS encoding flavin reductase family protein, with the protein MPRINIGAKPYVMPMPVLILSSYDENKKPCAMLAVWGGISNETEISITVASQRHTLKGILTRGSFVVSMADVENKIACDYLGIATGNKVEDKFDKSGFHTTKSEFVDAPIINELPFSVECRLKNYDEKNWRLVGEIVNISLDERILGEGGKVSFEKFHPLAFDWMNKIYLSIGDKVGDAYRDGLALK; encoded by the coding sequence ATGCCAAGAATAAATATTGGGGCCAAACCATATGTTATGCCAATGCCAGTGCTAATACTTTCATCGTATGATGAAAATAAGAAGCCTTGTGCCATGCTAGCGGTTTGGGGTGGTATCAGTAATGAGACAGAGATTTCCATAACAGTTGCATCACAGCGCCATACATTAAAGGGAATTCTTACCAGAGGCTCTTTTGTTGTCAGCATGGCGGATGTAGAAAATAAAATAGCCTGTGATTATCTTGGGATAGCAACAGGGAATAAGGTCGAAGATAAATTTGATAAATCTGGATTCCACACGACAAAATCTGAATTCGTTGATGCCCCTATCATTAATGAACTGCCATTTTCCGTTGAATGCAGACTAAAAAATTATGATGAAAAAAATTGGAGGCTTGTTGGAGAGATTGTAAACATTAGCCTTGATGAACGAATTCTTGGAGAAGGTGGAAAAGTATCATTTGAAAAATTCCATCCCCTTGCTTTTGATTGGATGAATAAAATATATCTTTCAATTGGAGATAAAGTTGGTGATGCATACCGTGATGGTCTTGCATTGAAGTAA
- a CDS encoding ABC transporter ATP-binding protein yields MIEVRDLTLGYFDAPPVLQQVSLRVGRGEVVNVLGPNGCGKTTLLRAILGFLPVPRRSVFLEGRPQEETSRRDLARTLAYVPQMHTGVFAYQVLDVVLMGRTARSPWLRFSAEDVDRAMTALEQVRMASYARKSYLELSGGQRQLVLIARALCQECSALVMDEPVTGLDYGNQFHLLELIGELSGSGPAIMLTTHHPEQAVYLGGRAILLKAGHVVADGPVSTTVTVPQIKELYNLPPRAQRWMHLTEPDAP; encoded by the coding sequence ATGATTGAAGTGCGTGACCTCACCCTTGGCTATTTTGATGCCCCGCCCGTGCTGCAGCAGGTCTCTCTGCGCGTGGGCCGGGGAGAAGTGGTGAACGTGCTTGGCCCCAACGGTTGCGGCAAAACAACGCTGCTCCGGGCCATTCTGGGATTTTTGCCCGTGCCGCGCCGCAGTGTTTTTCTGGAAGGACGCCCGCAGGAAGAAACTTCGCGGCGGGATCTTGCGCGCACGCTGGCCTATGTGCCCCAGATGCATACGGGCGTTTTTGCCTATCAGGTTCTTGATGTGGTGCTTATGGGGCGCACAGCCCGCAGCCCCTGGCTCAGATTTTCTGCCGAGGATGTGGACAGGGCCATGACCGCTCTGGAGCAGGTGCGCATGGCAAGCTACGCGCGCAAATCCTATCTGGAGCTATCCGGCGGGCAACGGCAGCTTGTACTTATTGCGCGGGCCTTGTGTCAGGAGTGTTCTGCTTTGGTCATGGATGAGCCAGTTACCGGGCTGGATTACGGCAACCAGTTTCATTTGCTGGAGCTGATTGGCGAACTTTCCGGCTCCGGGCCGGCGATCATGCTGACCACCCACCATCCAGAACAGGCGGTGTATCTGGGCGGGCGGGCCATACTGCTCAAGGCGGGGCATGTGGTTGCGGACGGCCCGGTTTCCACCACTGTTACCGTGCCGCAGATCAAGGAACTGTACAACCTGCCCCCCAGGGCCCAGCGCTGGATGCACCTTACAGAACCGGATGCGCCATGA
- a CDS encoding ABC transporter substrate-binding protein: MQIRRTFLFWAVLMFAAFLPCTGAGAAEATPPAVSGDARSVYCPTPPSAFTLYAFAPELLAAWNTPLRDYEKKFIPPQYHDLPILGGWYGQGFIPDREMLLASGIKKAFYLSMSMHDHLPIEQTLTSLGMQVSTAQGGSMKDMAACFLTMGRLYNREQRGQSLAAYADATLNRVAAAMKDLPSERRARVYVALEANGLASVCKDSERSEVLEAAGADSVHMCPPGTENAQLKVTFEQVMAYNPDVVLVFHPNLMRRIRTDPQWSALPAVQAGRVYFIPRGPFSWIERPATYMRLMGVQWLANLLHPDLYAVDIKAESRRFMKLFFNLDLSDAQINELFEPYGTF, from the coding sequence ATGCAGATTCGCCGTACATTTCTGTTTTGGGCAGTGCTTATGTTTGCAGCTTTTTTGCCTTGCACTGGCGCAGGCGCGGCAGAGGCCACGCCGCCTGCCGTCAGCGGCGATGCCAGAAGCGTTTATTGCCCCACGCCGCCCTCGGCCTTCACGCTTTACGCCTTTGCGCCGGAGCTGCTTGCAGCATGGAACACCCCTCTGCGGGATTATGAAAAAAAATTTATTCCGCCACAGTATCACGACCTGCCCATCCTGGGCGGCTGGTATGGGCAGGGGTTTATTCCTGACAGGGAAATGCTGCTGGCAAGCGGCATCAAAAAGGCCTTTTACCTCTCCATGAGCATGCACGACCATTTGCCCATAGAGCAGACCCTGACCAGCCTCGGCATGCAGGTATCCACCGCCCAAGGCGGCAGCATGAAGGATATGGCGGCCTGCTTTCTGACAATGGGGCGGCTGTATAATCGCGAACAGCGCGGGCAAAGCCTTGCCGCATATGCTGATGCAACGCTGAACCGGGTGGCTGCGGCCATGAAAGACCTGCCGTCAGAACGGCGCGCGCGCGTGTATGTGGCGCTGGAAGCCAACGGGCTTGCCTCGGTCTGTAAGGATTCCGAGCGTTCCGAGGTGCTTGAAGCCGCAGGCGCGGACAGTGTGCACATGTGCCCGCCCGGCACGGAAAACGCCCAGCTCAAGGTCACGTTTGAACAGGTCATGGCCTATAATCCGGATGTGGTGCTGGTATTCCACCCCAATCTTATGCGCCGCATACGTACAGACCCCCAATGGTCGGCCTTGCCTGCGGTGCAGGCGGGCAGGGTGTATTTTATCCCGCGCGGCCCCTTCAGCTGGATAGAGCGCCCCGCAACCTATATGCGGCTTATGGGCGTGCAATGGCTGGCAAATCTGCTGCACCCAGATCTGTACGCAGTGGACATCAAGGCCGAAAGCCGCCGGTTCATGAAACTGTTTTTTAACCTAGATCTGAGCGATGCGCAGATAAACGAGCTTTTTGAACCTTATGGCACGTTCTGA
- a CDS encoding C40 family peptidase, with the protein MGRCLKLCALTLACAMTFGCAVKNNQRDDYSTQAEQRFRRSYEAAFDNNEQQGSQQLLRKARSAIGTPYVPGGMSPGGFDCSGFVCWAYKSVGVSLPRTAREQSVVGKRINNVEDMQVGDIVAFRHPRRGYHTGIYVGDGKFIHSPHRRTTVRVNSLDDPYFKGTFLGARRVKMDGTENLVAEAQTRLNDYAEEKAVRDIYRSHKPSSRSSVASNDDHRKGSKDRGKEKDKDRSRDKNPSKSRDQFVEVASLDKKHSTRKIEVEKADKSSSRSSSKASVKEDKSDKKSSASSSKSGSSKAEAEKFERKSEARKSDAPKAEARKTESHKPEAAKSDSKSGSSKSSASKGESTKHESAKSESGKKDKSDGKVASSKSDDGKSKKTPAKNRDKNS; encoded by the coding sequence ATGGGTAGATGCCTGAAACTGTGTGCGCTGACTCTGGCTTGCGCCATGACCTTTGGCTGCGCAGTAAAAAACAACCAGCGTGATGACTACAGCACACAAGCGGAACAGCGTTTTCGCCGTTCGTATGAAGCTGCTTTTGACAACAACGAGCAGCAGGGCAGTCAGCAGCTTTTGCGCAAGGCACGGTCTGCCATCGGCACCCCATATGTTCCCGGCGGCATGTCGCCGGGCGGGTTTGACTGCTCGGGATTTGTCTGCTGGGCATACAAAAGCGTTGGCGTGAGCCTGCCGCGCACCGCTCGTGAACAATCAGTTGTGGGTAAGCGCATCAATAATGTGGAAGATATGCAGGTTGGCGATATTGTCGCCTTCCGCCACCCCCGCCGGGGCTATCACACCGGCATCTATGTGGGCGACGGCAAGTTCATCCACAGCCCCCACCGCCGCACCACCGTGCGCGTCAATTCTCTGGACGACCCCTATTTCAAAGGCACATTCCTCGGCGCCCGGCGCGTCAAGATGGACGGCACCGAAAATCTCGTGGCCGAAGCCCAGACCCGCCTGAACGACTACGCGGAAGAAAAGGCCGTGCGCGATATTTATCGCAGCCACAAGCCTTCCTCCCGCTCCAGCGTTGCCAGCAACGACGACCACAGAAAGGGCAGCAAGGATCGCGGCAAGGAAAAAGACAAAGACCGCTCCAGAGACAAAAATCCGTCCAAATCACGCGACCAGTTTGTGGAAGTGGCCAGTCTGGACAAGAAGCACTCCACCCGCAAAATCGAGGTGGAAAAAGCTGACAAGTCGTCCTCCAGGTCTTCAAGCAAGGCATCAGTAAAGGAAGACAAGTCAGACAAAAAGAGCAGCGCCTCTTCGTCCAAATCCGGTTCTTCAAAGGCTGAAGCTGAAAAGTTCGAGCGCAAGAGCGAGGCCCGCAAATCTGACGCCCCCAAGGCTGAAGCGCGCAAGACTGAAAGCCATAAGCCGGAAGCCGCCAAGAGCGACAGCAAGTCTGGCTCTTCCAAGTCCAGCGCCTCCAAGGGCGAATCTACCAAGCACGAATCTGCCAAGTCTGAATCCGGCAAAAAGGACAAGAGTGACGGCAAGGTGGCTTCTTCCAAGTCTGACGATGGCAAAAGCAAAAAAACTCCCGCCAAAAACCGGGATAAGAATTCATAG
- a CDS encoding rhodanese family protein — MLPNISPAETLKMLQDNKARLVDVREADELAALRVPGAEAAPLSVISWMDLRPATAELPIIFTCNSGNRTTKNSDLLQKLAAGPAWQMEGGVSAWAKQGLPVETSKQTLPIFRQIQIGAGGLVLAGVLGSLAWPSILWLSAFVGAGLVFAGVTGFCGLGILLSAMPWNKK, encoded by the coding sequence ATGCTTCCCAATATTTCTCCTGCAGAGACACTGAAAATGCTGCAGGATAACAAGGCTCGCCTTGTTGACGTGCGCGAGGCGGACGAACTCGCCGCCTTGCGCGTTCCCGGTGCCGAAGCGGCCCCCCTTTCGGTTATTTCGTGGATGGATCTGCGCCCCGCCACCGCTGAACTCCCCATCATATTTACCTGCAATTCCGGCAACCGCACCACCAAGAACAGCGACCTGCTGCAAAAGCTTGCGGCAGGCCCCGCATGGCAGATGGAAGGCGGCGTCAGCGCCTGGGCCAAACAGGGGCTTCCGGTGGAAACCTCCAAACAGACGCTGCCCATTTTTCGCCAGATTCAGATTGGCGCTGGCGGCCTGGTGCTGGCTGGAGTGCTCGGCTCCCTGGCGTGGCCCTCAATACTGTGGCTTTCGGCCTTTGTGGGCGCGGGGCTTGTGTTTGCAGGCGTGACAGGCTTTTGCGGTCTGGGCATACTGCTTTCGGCTATGCCCTGGAACAAAAAATAG
- a CDS encoding DUF364 domain-containing protein, with product MHNRWHLYDELVDSVPSKELVKSFVYGDHWLMVESDAGGVGMAQHFPTMPGVQDPSLSPYEIVGQPLRKVANRLKSWDFNQASIGLAALNAANNTLALRPESPIQPGINRMPGDAFKFFLAEATGKKVAVIGHFPGLRMLRQHCDMCILERNPQPGDLPDAAAEYVLPEQDIVFVTGTTFINKTITRLLELTRKAKVFMVGPSTPMHPLLFRHGFASLSGLVVENAAGMARALKDNNCEAIFASGGLKVNLLPGGAQ from the coding sequence ATGCATAACCGCTGGCATTTGTATGACGAACTGGTTGATTCCGTTCCGTCGAAGGAGCTGGTTAAATCCTTTGTTTACGGCGATCACTGGCTGATGGTGGAATCAGACGCCGGGGGCGTGGGCATGGCCCAGCATTTCCCGACCATGCCGGGCGTGCAGGATCCCTCGCTCTCCCCATATGAAATTGTCGGCCAGCCCTTGCGCAAGGTGGCCAACCGCCTAAAATCGTGGGATTTCAATCAGGCCTCCATCGGCCTTGCGGCCCTTAATGCCGCCAACAACACTCTGGCCCTGCGGCCCGAAAGCCCCATCCAGCCCGGTATAAACCGCATGCCCGGAGATGCCTTCAAATTTTTTCTTGCAGAGGCTACAGGTAAAAAAGTTGCGGTGATCGGGCATTTTCCCGGTTTGCGCATGCTGCGCCAGCACTGCGACATGTGCATTCTTGAGCGCAATCCACAGCCCGGCGACCTGCCCGACGCAGCAGCGGAATACGTTCTGCCGGAGCAGGATATTGTTTTTGTCACGGGCACAACATTCATCAATAAAACCATCACCCGCCTGCTGGAACTGACCCGGAAGGCCAAGGTTTTCATGGTCGGGCCAAGCACCCCCATGCATCCCCTGCTGTTCCGGCACGGTTTTGCCTCGCTTTCCGGCCTGGTGGTGGAAAATGCCGCAGGCATGGCCCGCGCCCTTAAAGACAACAACTGCGAGGCCATTTTTGCCAGCGGGGGCCTCAAGGTAAATCTGCTGCCCGGCGGTGCCCAGTGA
- a CDS encoding FmdE family protein yields MQDIKPYLEKAEQYHGHICSGQILGIRMTLMALKALGMSPHDDMRDLVIFLETDRCVADASYVVTGVTVGRRRVKMYSYGKTAMSFLDLKSGKAVRVSVITSDRPPHNADKAAQLAFWEGYADSDIFSCQPVNITMPEGELPGPPARIATCCVCGEDVLDCKEVMQDGKTYCRACLNGAYYSPIGGSHA; encoded by the coding sequence ATGCAAGATATAAAACCTTACCTTGAAAAGGCCGAACAGTATCACGGTCACATTTGCAGCGGGCAGATTCTGGGCATCCGCATGACATTGATGGCGCTGAAAGCACTTGGCATGTCGCCGCATGACGATATGCGCGATCTGGTTATCTTTCTGGAGACTGACCGCTGCGTTGCGGATGCTTCCTACGTGGTTACTGGCGTGACCGTGGGGCGCAGACGGGTCAAGATGTACAGCTACGGCAAAACAGCCATGTCGTTTCTGGATTTGAAAAGCGGCAAGGCCGTGCGGGTCAGCGTCATCACCTCTGACAGGCCGCCCCACAATGCGGATAAAGCCGCCCAGCTCGCCTTTTGGGAAGGCTACGCCGACAGCGACATTTTTTCCTGCCAGCCTGTGAACATCACCATGCCGGAGGGCGAACTGCCCGGCCCGCCAGCGCGCATTGCAACCTGCTGCGTCTGCGGCGAGGACGTGCTGGATTGCAAGGAAGTTATGCAGGATGGCAAAACATACTGCCGGGCATGCCTCAACGGCGCATACTACAGCCCCATTGGAGGCAGCCATGCATAA
- the folE2 gene encoding GTP cyclohydrolase FolE2: MEDVQSHAPQVALNIDRVGVRELKLPLLVRDRCQGTQQTVATVDLGVDLPSSFKGTHMSRFVEALEQWNDEISYQSVRRLLVNIKERLGAQRAYARFCFPYFIVKKAPASGSPATVAYECRLTGELDDKGQSFILETEVPVMTVCPCSKAISREGAHSQRAMVRMRLRMRAFSWLEDFIDIAEESGSSAVYTLLKREDEKFVTESSFARPTFVEDVVRNVAQKLTAHGQVEWFSVEVESMESIHNHNAFARIERDLSVR; this comes from the coding sequence ATGGAAGACGTACAGAGCCACGCCCCGCAGGTTGCCCTGAATATTGACCGCGTGGGTGTTCGCGAGCTGAAGCTGCCCCTGCTGGTGCGCGACCGCTGCCAGGGGACGCAACAGACCGTGGCTACCGTAGACCTTGGGGTGGACTTGCCTTCATCCTTCAAAGGTACCCACATGAGCCGCTTTGTTGAGGCTCTGGAGCAATGGAACGACGAGATCAGCTATCAGTCCGTGAGGCGGCTGCTGGTCAATATCAAGGAACGGCTTGGCGCGCAGCGGGCGTATGCCCGGTTCTGCTTTCCTTATTTTATTGTCAAAAAGGCCCCTGCCTCGGGCAGCCCGGCCACGGTTGCCTACGAATGCCGCCTGACAGGCGAGCTGGACGACAAAGGCCAGTCGTTTATTCTTGAAACCGAAGTCCCGGTCATGACTGTCTGCCCCTGCTCCAAGGCCATCAGCCGCGAGGGCGCGCACAGCCAGCGGGCCATGGTGCGTATGCGTTTGCGCATGCGGGCTTTTTCGTGGCTAGAGGATTTCATCGACATCGCCGAAGAATCGGGATCTTCCGCCGTCTACACCCTGCTCAAGCGCGAAGATGAAAAATTCGTCACCGAGAGTTCCTTTGCCCGCCCCACCTTTGTGGAAGACGTGGTGCGCAACGTGGCGCAAAAGCTTACGGCCCACGGGCAGGTGGAGTGGTTCAGCGTAGAGGTGGAGAGCATGGAATCCATCCACAACCACAATGCCTTTGCCCGCATTGAGCGCGATCTCTCTGTTCGCTGA
- a CDS encoding class I SAM-dependent DNA methyltransferase, translating to MNIEYFEKLWVDYQPDRKDAQEFWNKRAPSFNKRIRRKTADEHRQRLMEHLARKAALDHNSAVLDIGCGPGAQSLEMAPLVGRVEGFDLAPNMIDLAKANAVEDNCPNASFRVLDWQAADIDSMGWRRQFDLVLASRTPAINNRATLEKMIAASSRACCMITHVEMRHSVRDQLKSLLDWDEQKARIARSFFCAFNMLFLMGFYPEVEYFDRAWESETTFEDAELMHLNYFTSMMTISDSLKAEMRKKLASLCRDGIIQERVESKLAVMFWKI from the coding sequence GTGAATATTGAATATTTTGAGAAGCTTTGGGTCGATTATCAGCCAGACCGCAAGGATGCGCAGGAGTTCTGGAACAAGCGCGCGCCCTCGTTCAACAAGCGCATTCGCCGCAAAACTGCGGACGAACACCGCCAGCGCCTGATGGAACACCTTGCGCGCAAGGCTGCCCTTGACCACAACAGCGCGGTGCTGGATATCGGCTGCGGCCCCGGCGCGCAAAGCCTTGAAATGGCCCCGCTGGTGGGCCGGGTGGAAGGCTTTGACCTTGCGCCCAACATGATTGATCTGGCAAAGGCCAATGCCGTTGAAGACAACTGCCCCAACGCCAGTTTTCGGGTTCTGGACTGGCAGGCGGCAGACATCGACAGCATGGGCTGGCGCAGACAATTCGATCTGGTTCTGGCATCGCGCACGCCAGCCATCAACAACCGCGCAACGCTGGAAAAGATGATTGCCGCCTCCAGCCGCGCCTGCTGCATGATCACGCATGTGGAAATGCGCCATTCTGTCAGGGATCAGCTCAAGAGCCTGCTCGACTGGGACGAACAGAAGGCCCGCATTGCCCGCAGTTTCTTCTGCGCTTTCAACATGCTGTTTCTGATGGGTTTTTATCCTGAGGTAGAATACTTTGACCGGGCGTGGGAAAGCGAAACGACCTTTGAGGATGCGGAACTGATGCACCTCAATTATTTCACCAGCATGATGACAATTTCTGACAGCCTGAAAGCCGAAATGCGCAAGAAACTGGCAAGCCTCTGCCGCGACGGGATTATTCAGGAAAGGGTGGAGTCAAAGCTGGCCGTCATGTTCTGGAAAATATAA
- the gluQRS gene encoding tRNA glutamyl-Q(34) synthetase GluQRS, which produces MHAAPVIRGRLAPSPTGYIHLGNAWAFLLAWLAARASSGEVVLRIEDIDPQRSRPEYTAALIEDLTWLGLDWDYGPDKPEPAGGCIGPFEQSRRGQYYTAAIAQLESAGLTYPCFCTRKELRSMAGAPHVDDAGAPYPGTCRSLNQAQRQALLESGRRPCLRLRCPDGPVNFTDTVFGPQSYTLADCGGDFALRRSDGVVAYQLAVAVDDALMGINQVVRGRDILISTPRQIALLKLLGYGAPAYAHVPLLLDDEGERLAKRHQSLALRNLRQMGADPRRITGLLGALAGCNPGGNAASPAELMPYFSLSRLDGDDIRLGREMLRALVA; this is translated from the coding sequence ATGCACGCCGCGCCTGTTATTCGCGGCAGGCTGGCTCCCAGCCCTACCGGCTATATCCACCTTGGCAACGCCTGGGCCTTTTTGCTTGCATGGCTAGCCGCCCGGGCCAGCTCTGGCGAGGTGGTACTGCGCATTGAAGATATTGATCCGCAGCGCTCACGCCCCGAATACACCGCAGCCCTCATTGAAGACCTGACCTGGCTTGGCCTGGATTGGGATTATGGCCCGGACAAGCCGGAACCGGCTGGCGGATGCATAGGGCCGTTTGAGCAAAGCCGCAGGGGCCAGTATTATACGGCGGCCATTGCGCAGCTTGAAAGCGCTGGGCTGACGTATCCGTGCTTTTGCACGCGCAAGGAATTGCGCAGCATGGCAGGTGCGCCGCATGTTGATGATGCTGGAGCGCCCTACCCTGGCACATGCCGCAGCCTGAATCAGGCGCAGCGGCAAGCCCTGCTGGAGTCAGGCCGCCGCCCCTGCCTGCGTTTGCGCTGCCCGGACGGGCCAGTCAATTTCACCGATACGGTATTTGGGCCGCAATCGTACACGCTGGCAGACTGCGGGGGCGACTTTGCCTTGCGCCGCTCTGACGGCGTTGTGGCCTATCAGCTTGCCGTGGCCGTGGACGATGCGCTCATGGGCATAAATCAGGTGGTGCGCGGGCGCGACATCCTCATTTCAACGCCGAGGCAGATTGCTCTTCTCAAGCTCCTGGGCTATGGTGCTCCCGCTTATGCGCATGTGCCGCTGCTTCTGGATGACGAGGGGGAACGCCTTGCCAAAAGGCACCAGAGCCTCGCGCTGCGCAACCTGCGGCAAATGGGCGCAGACCCGCGCAGAATAACCGGATTGCTCGGCGCGCTTGCCGGGTGCAATCCCGGCGGCAATGCCGCCAGCCCTGCGGAGCTGATGCCATATTTTTCGCTTTCGCGCCTTGATGGCGATGATATCCGCCTTGGGCGCGAGATGCTACGCGCGCTTGTGGCCTGA